CATATCCTTGTTCATCAGTTGAATGGAAATAACCTTGTCGATATTCGTCTCCCCTACTTCATCGGCTAAAAGGATTGCAGTATTGTAAGAAAAAGGTGGTTCCCACTCTGCATTCTTCTTATTTGCTTTGCAATCGCCGACTATAAAGCCTTCCACACAAACGTAGGAATCGCCGAAATCGCCCTGAATGAACTCTTCAACCGTCAGCACCTGACTGGGAACATCGTCTTCGTCGAAATCATATTCCCCTTCGCTGCCACTTACCGATGGCTTGTCTTTCTTCTCGAAATCCTCTATTTCTGTTTTGGTACAGCCCAAACACAGGCATACCAACAGAAAACACACTATTAGATTCAGTTTTTTCATTTGATTCAAGATTATCACTTGCAAAGATATAATAATATATTAGGTGTAGCAAGATAATTCCAATACTTTTTATGAGAAATAATAAAAGACTGTATTGAAAGAAAAAATAATTCAAAATACACACACTGGCAAACAAAAGAGGTTGGTGCAGGAAGCTACCAACCTCGATAAAGGATTTAGTAAATTTCTAAATCCACGAAAAACACGTAGCAAATATACGCTTTATATATCTTACTGCCAAACTTTTAACTAATAATAATTGTTTTTTAACATTGTAATCGCACACATTCATTAATTTGTGCGCTTCTCGCCTATGCTTCTATATTTTAATTGATATTTAACACAGAAAGAATTGGCTATATCATTATTATTCGGTACTTTTGCAAAAGTATTAACAAATTTATATTTTAAACTAAAATTTCTATTATGAACAAAATTTTACGTTATGCTTTCGTTGCTGCTATGACAGCAATCAGTTCTTTCACATTCGCACAAACAGAAGCCAAGTTCGACTTCGTTCCTGAAAACAGCTACGAGTTATTTGGATTGACAGGTCTGTCTTCACAAAGTAGTAATGCAGGCGACATTACAGAAACCAAGAGTGCTACCGTAGACGGTGTTACCATCACTGCAACTGTCAGTAATCAAAAGAATCCTAACCGTTTTTGGAAAGGTTCTTTCAGAATGTATGGTGGCACATTGTCTCTAAAAGCCACTGGCAAGAAGATTACCAGTATTCTTTATGCACTCTACTTCGACAAGTGGGGAGCTGGGAATAGCTTCGAGCCTGAAGGTACAGTAGAAGATATAGAAGAAAAAGAAGGAAAGAACACTTACAAGTTCAAGAAATGGACTGGCGAAGCAGAAGAAGTTGTTCTCAACGTAGTAAAGAACACACAGTTGCGCTCAATCACAGTTACTTACATTGACGCAACAGGCATCGAGACAGTTGAAACTATCAACTTGAACGAAAACGCTCCTATGTACAACCTCGCAGGTCAGCGTGTTGCTAAGAACTACAAGGGTGTTGTGATTCAGAACGGTAAGAAATTCATCAACAAGTAATTTACTTGCAAGAAAACAATAAAAAAGAGATTCCATAACGGAGTCTCTTTTTTTATTGACGCTGCCAAACTAATACCTATAAAAAACTATTAAAGTCTGATATTTCCAAAACACCTAAACATACCCCTCATATATTCGAAATATTTTCTTTATCGCCTCTTCTATTCATACTATATCGCCTAAGTTCTGCATAAAATTAGAACTAAAAGAAAATAAATAAACAAAAAAACACATAACTATCTGAAAAACAAATAATTACAAAAACCTTCCATTCTTCGCAAAAATGAAATGTAATCTTCGCAAAAATGCATCATAAACGTGCGAAGATTGCAAGCCATTCTTCGCACGTTTAGAAACCAAAGCTGCAATCTAAATTTTTCAGCATTGCAATATCCAACAATACGAGTTCTGCCATTTACCATTAAGAGCACAATATAACGAACTAATAATTACATTGACCTACAATCATAACATCGCAGTTTTATCTTTTGTTATTATCGCGATAAAACGAGGAAATCTGCTTGTTTCCCTGTCCTCCTATTTCTCTGTTTCATTCAAATTAAACACCTATATCAACAAACTGAAATGTTAAAAAAACTCAGAATGATATGTTTTTTCAAGCAAAAAATATGCAGAAAAGAAATAAATAGATTAAATTTGTGGCGTATTACTGCGAAAGTAAAAGAAGATGTAATATTATAATAGCAAAACCTAACAAACAGTCAAAAGGAAAATAAACGTAAAAACCTAATACTGTATAATATGAAGAAAACTGTACACCTATTAATTCTGATGGCATTAATGGCGATGCCGTCGTTTGCCGACAAGGTTTCAAAGTCTGAAGCCCAACGGATTGCAGAGAAGTTTATGGCGCAAAGCAATATGCGCAAGGGTAAGGCTCGCTTTGCTGCCACTCCCAAAACGCTCAAGCTCAGCAAAACCACCAATCAGGACTATGCCCCTTTCTATGTCTACAACGTTGAAAACAACGGTGGTTTCGTAATCGTATCCGGAGAAGATGCGCTCGGCAGCATTCTGGGATACAGCGACAGCGGTTCTTTCGAGATGGAAAATGCCCCCAGCAATATCGTAACGATGTTGCAGATGTTTGCGCGTGCTGCTGAGAATGCAGGCCGACAGGCAAACCAAGGTCCGAAGGAAGATGCCGTTCCATACAAAGGGAACGGTTGTCGTAGCTCCTCTTTTGGGCAACATCCAATGGGGACAGGATAAGCCTTTCAACGCAAAGATGCCGGAATATACGGCTGACGGCGTTACGAGGAACTATTATGTGGGTTGCGTGGCTACGGCTATGGCGCAGATAATGCGTTTCCACAAGTATCCACAACAGGGTATCGGCAGCGAAACCTATCAGACAAAATACGGAACGCCGGCAACAACTCACACGCTAACAGCCAACTACGGAGAAACAACATACAACTGGGGCAATATGCCCGAGTATTTGGAGGAAGACAATGCCGATGCAGCGCAGAACGAACAGGTGGCTACCCTGAGCTATCAGGCAGCAGTAGGCGTGCACATGTCTTTTGCTCCGGGTGGAAGTGGCTCTTATTCGCAGGGCGTAACTGGTGCTTTGGTCAATCATTTCGGCTACGACAAGGGCATTTCCTATAAGAAGCGCGAATATTTCAGCACCAAAGAGTGGATGGATATGATCAAGAAGGAACTCGATGCACACCGTCCTGTGTTTTACAGTGCTTCAAACGAAGATGGTCTGGGCGGTCACGCATACGTCTGCGACGGCTACGACGATCAGGACTATGTTCATATCAACTGGGGCTGGTACGGCAAGAGCAACGGCTATTTCTATGTGAATGCGCTCAATCCATACGATTTGGGAATCGGCGCAAACGGTGGTGGCTACAATCTCCAGCAGGAAATCATCATCGGCATTCAACCCCCTGTTGCCGACAGCAAGAAGCAGTGGGCCATCTATGGTGCTACTCGTCTGGCAGTTCAGGAAATAAATGGAGAAATTCTGGCTATGTCAATTGTTGAAAGCCACGATTGCGATAAGTTTGAAGGCAAGATTGCGGCAGTAATGGTAGATGAAAATGGCAATGTTGCACACGTTTTGAAAGATATGGATATCACTATCAAAGGTGTAAATCTCGACAGTAAGCCTCTTAGTTCTGGTACAACTGTAACATTCAGACAGGTTTCAATGTCTGTACCCTCTCTATCTAACGGAGAATATAAGATAATGTACGCAGTTCAGGCTAACGGAAGCAGCGACTGGACAATCGTCCGTATGCCTAACGGAAAACCAAACTACGGTGAAGCGACCGTGGAAAGTGGTATGATTATATCTGTAAAACAGCACGTTACCGAACCAAACGATATTCAGTTGCTCGAAAAGATTACTCCCGATGGTACGCTCTATGCGAAGGGAAGTGGCAATTTCAGAGTGAACGTCCGCAACAACACCAAGGATTTCTACCTCACACGCATTTGGCTGAAGTTCACATCGGTTACAGACCCTTCAAAGGTTTATTATCTCCACGAAGACAGCGTGAAGACAAACAACGTTTACGACGGTAGCGACAAGGTGCTGAACCTGCTCATCAATCTGCCAGAGGAAATGGAAGCAGGCGACTACAATGTGGTTGCGTTTGAAAAGGGATTCGAGCAATATCCTTTCAAGGAAGACCTCGTTGGTCCTACTGTTCTAAAGGTTCTCGACAAAGCCACAACTCCTATCATTCGTCAGATTGGCAACTTTGCGTGGTTGAGTGGTGGTGCAAACGAAAAAGAAATCCTTCAGGGCGACAAGATTGTGATGACACAACCATTGCGCAACTATGGTATAGCCGGTAAGGCAGCATTGCTTCTCAAGGCTGTGAGTATTGACGACCCAAACAAAGAAGTCAATTTCTTCCAAGTCAAGGAAATCAATTTCTTCCAAATTAAGGAACAGGTATTCGAGCAGCAGCAGCTCATAAACCCACAGTATATTACACGTGTAGACCTGAATCCCGGAAAGTATAATATTGTTCCTTATTATATTGTAGATGGTACGGAATATCCAATGGAAGGCGATGCAGAAAAATGCGTAATAGAAGTGAAGGAAAATGCTGAACTTCCGTTAAGCTGTATGGGACTTCTCACTCCTACAACCGAAATGGTTCAAGGCAAACGTTATACTGGCTTTAAGGTTTCCCTGAAGGCTAAGACGGCTACAAAAGGTACTGTGTATGTTCGTTTGCGCCCAGCTACCTATAAAGAAGGTGAACTCGCCACAATGAAAACAATCAATCTTGCTGCTAACGGCACGATGGATATAACTTTCAATTATACCCCTAAGACTTCATTGCTTAGTGGCAAGTATCTCCTCTATGTGGAATATCGTCCTAACGGCGTTGCTATCGGTAAGGAAATCACAGTTATGGGTGAGAATACAAGAGAAATCTATCTCGGTATTACACAAGGCATTGAAGATGTGAATAATAATGAGGAAGTTGCTGCCGACTTCTCTGTGAACGGCAAACAGATTAGCTTTACGAACGTTCAGAATGTTCGTAAGGTGGAAATTTACAGCCTTACAGGTTCGCAGGTTTATACAACGTCTGCCGTTCCTTCTACGCTCAGTTTGCCGGTAGCAGATGGCGTTTACGCTGTTCGCATAGTTACAAACGGAAGGACTATAACACGAAAGATAGTTTTAAGATAAGATAATGATTTAAGTGTATTAATGAAGGAGTTGGGTCGTGAGATTCGGCTCCTTTTTATTTCAGGGAACAAGGAAAAAAGGAATAAGAAGACGAGAGGAAACAGAACAAATGAACAAAGAATATCGCCTCGACAATATAATCGGATAACGGAAAAATACTTCTGCTTGCAGCTCAATTCCCAACTATGCAACCAAGTTGCAAAACATTAGTTGTATCTTTGCAGTTGTAAAGACAATATTCAAACTTAAAAACTAAAAAATTGTTGCATTATGGTACACGAACATAACTGTTGCTCACACGAACACCATCACAGTAATTGCTGCAAGCACGATGAACATAATCATCACGAACACGTCCATCACAGAGAATGCAGCTGTGGATGTGGACATCATCACCATCATCACGGCGAAATGAAAGGGCAGGTAGCCATCATTATCACTACAATTGCCCTGCTGATAGCAGCACATTTCATTGAAAAGAACTACACGATAACGCGTCTTGAATTGCTTTTCGTCTATCTTGTTCCCTATTTTCTCGTAGGATGGCGCACATTGAAAGAGGCTGTCGAGGGCATTTTGAGCGGCAATTTCTTCAATGAGCATTTCCTGATGTCAGTTGCAACCATCGGAGCATTGGTCATTGGTTTCCTTCCCGGTGCCGAAACACAATATCCTGAAGCCGTTTTCGTGATGCTTTTCTTCACAATCGGTGAAATGTTCGAGGGCTATGCTGAGGGGAAAAGCCGCGAAAGCATTTCGCACCTGATGGATATTCGTCCTGACACGGCGAATGTTGAACGCAACGGAGAACTGAAGACAGTCAGTCCAGAGGAAGTTTCGGTAGGCGAAACGATTGTTGTCCGTCCCGGAGAAAAGGTTGCACTCGACGGAATCATTATTGAAGGCACATCGTCGCTCAATACAACGGCTCTGACTGGAGAGAGTGTACCACGAGATTTGACCGTCAATGATGAGGTTATATCGGGTTGTATCAATCTGACGGGCGTTATCAAAGTGAGAACCACCAAGAGTTTTGGCGAAAGTACGGTGTCGAAAATCATCAAGTTAGTGGAAAGTGCTGACGAAAACAAGTCGAAAAGCGAAACTTTCATTGCAAAGTTTGCACGCATCTATACGCCGATTGTTGTGTTTTCTGCCATTGCCTTGGCGTTTCTTCCACCATTATTTCAGACTGGAGAATACGTAAGCAATCTTTCAACGTGGGTTTATCGTGCGCTGTTGTTCCTCATCGTGTCGTGTCCTTGCGCCCTTGTTATCTCCGTTCCTCTCACGTTCTTCGGTGGAATCGGTGGTGCTTCCCGCAAAGGAATCCTTGTGAAGGGCAGCAATTTTATGGAAACTTTAGCAAAAGTGAAGACCGTTGTGCTCGACAAGACTGGCACTCTGACGCACGGACAGTTTGAAGTTACTGCCATTCATCCCGAGATGGAAGATGAAAAAGAGCTGTTGCATCTGGCAGCTCACGTAGAACATTTTACAACTCATCCTATCGGAGCTGCACTCAGAAACGCCTTCCCTAACGAGGCTACCGACGACTGTCAGACAACCGACGTGGAAGAGATTGCAGGAGAAGGCATTAAGGCTAATGTGAATGGAAAGATAGTCTGCGTGGGAAACACGAAAATGATGGACAGAATCGGTGCAAAATGGCATACTTGCAGCCACGATGTGGGTACGATTATCCACGTTGCCATCAACAGCGAGTACGCCGGACATATCGTTATCAACGATAAAGTGAAGAGCGAGAGCGCAGAAGCGATTGCGAATCTAAAGAAATTGGGTGTGGCAAATACGGTAATGCTTACCGGAGACAGAAAGGAAGTTGCAGAAGAGGTGGGCAAACGCATTGGAGTAGACCAGATAAAATCAGAACTTCTTCCCACGGATAAGGTTTCCAACGTAGAAGATCTCTTGCAGCAATGCAGCGAAAACGAGACTTTGGCATTTGTTGGAGATGGCATCAACGATGCTCCGGTTCTTGCACGTGCCGATGTTGGCATTGCAATGGGAGGTCTTGGCAGCGATGCAGCCATTGAAGCGGCAGACGTTGTGCTGATGGACGACAATCCGAATAAGATTGCCACGGCGATTTCCATAGCCCGCCGTACTCTGAACATCGCACGGCAGAATGTGGTCTTTGCAATCGGAGTGAAAATTGCAGTTCTTCTTCTGGCAACATTCGGGCTTGGAAATATGGCAATGGCAGTATTTGCCGACGTAGGCGTTACAGTAATTGCAGTATTCAATGCTATGCGTGCATTGAAATCATAATAAAAATGGCAGGCATCTATCTGATGCCTGTCATCTACCTATTAACTATTAAAAAACAAAAAGAGCGGACTCATTGAGAACCGCCCTAATGAAAGGAGGAGTGGTACCACCAGGAATCGAACCGGGGACACAAGGATTTTCAGTCCTTTGCTCTACCAACTGAGCTATGGCACCATTCTGCATTTCTTGTTTGATCAGTAGTCATTTCTGAATTGCGAGTGCAAAGATAGGCATTTATTTTTATTCCTACAAATTTTGTGTGAATATTTTCAAACATTAACGTTTATTTATAATTTTATTTTTGATGAATTCCTTTCTAAGTGCCTGAAAAAATAAAGGGTAAAAGAAAAATACTTTACTGTATAATCTTTTACCCTTTACCTCATATCATTCTTCTTCCATCCAACCTTGCGCTTTCAGTTTGAATTCGTTTCCATCACGCGTTATTATGTATTCTCCCAATTTCTCTTCTGTGATGTAACCTATCTGGCGAATATTTTCTACATTTTCAATCTTTGCGTGGTCGCCGATTGGAATTGTAAAGAGCAGTTCGTAGTCCTCGCCACCGTTCAGTGCAGCCGTCGTAAGGTTCATATTAAATTCTTCACACGTTGATGCCGTTTGGTAATCGATGGGAATCTTGTCTTCATAGATTCTGCATCCCACATTGCTTTGCTTGCAAATATGCTTCAAATCACTTGCCAATCCATCGGAAATATCTATCATTGCCGTCGGTTTAATGCCTGCTTCACGCAATTTTTCGAGAATTTTGCCCGGTGCTTCAGGTTTCAGCTGTCTGTCAATAAGGTATTCTTTGCCTATGAAGTCGGGGGTAAAGTTTGCTATCGTGTCCCTTTCAACATTCAATGCCTCCAGTTGCGCTTTGTTATTACTTTCCTGAGCAGCCTTCAGTTTCTTGTTGAACTCTTCAACCTGCTGATAATACACAATTTTCTCACGTTCAAGAATCTGAAGTCCCATATAGGCCGCACCTAAATCGCCCGATACGCAGATGATGTCGGTAGGTTTTGCACCATTTCTGTAAACCACATCTTCCTTTTGAGCTTCGCCGATACAAGTAATGTTAATCGCAAGTCCAGTGTATGATGAAGTGGTGTCTCCACCCACAATATCCACTCCCCACTTTGCACAGGCAGTTTTCAGACCAGTATAGAATAGGTCAAGGTCGCTCACTTTGATACGCTTTCCCAATGCAATGGAAACTATAAGCTGCTTCGGTTGTCCATTCATTGCAAAGATATTGCTCATAGAAACCATAGCACACTTGTATGCCAAGTGCTCCATATCTATATAGGTAAGGTCGAATTGTATTCCTTCCATAAAGAGATGTGAGGAAACGAGAACTTCCTTGCCATCATAATGAAGCACGGAAGCATCGTCGCCGATTCCCTTTACAGTAGAATGGTTTGCCGGAATAATATCTTTTGTAAGGCGATCGATAAGTCCAAATTCGCCCAGTTCTTTTATTTCCATTTTATTTAGAATGTGTTGTGGAAGTTATCCGAATGTGCTATAAAACTTATCAGCACTATTATAGCACCCTATCAGAAAAAATAAAAGGAAGCTAAACACCTTCAGGCTGAAGTCAATGAACAATACTTGAGTTTCATTTACAGATATTGTCCATCAACTTCTACGCAAGAAGTGAATTTAACTTCCCCAAAAGCGTTTAAGCTCTCTTTATCATTTCACGCATAATCTCCGTCATCAAAGGCTGTGCTCTGTTGGCAGCTTCCTGTACTTCCTCGTGGCTCACTTCCACAGGAACGTCAAATCCACCGAGGTCTGTGATGACACTTACACCAAACACCTTAATACCAGAGTGGCGCGCAACGATAACTTCAGGTACGGTACTCATACCAACAGCATCACCGCCCAACAAACGATACATACGATACTCAGCAGGGGTCTCAAACGTAGGACCTTGAACGCCTACATACACGCCGTGCATCACGCGAATACCTTTTTCTTCGGCAATGCCGTCAGCTATTTCGATGAGCTTATGGTCGTAAGGCTCGTGCATATCCGGGAATCTTGGGCCTGTTGGGAAATTAGGACCGTGCAATGGATGTTCGGGGAAGAAATTGATATGGTCGTTGATAATCATCAGATCGCCTATCTTAAATTCCGGATTCATACCTCCTGAAGCATTTGAGACGAAGAGCGTTTCGATGCCCAATTCGTGCATAACGCGGATAGGGAACGTAACCTCCTTCATAGAATAGCCTTCATAATAATGAAAGCGACCCTTCATTGCAACGATATCCTTGCCACCCAGCTTACCGAAGATAAGACAACC
The Prevotella sp. HUN102 genome window above contains:
- a CDS encoding Spi family protease inhibitor produces the protein MKKTVHLLILMALMAMPSFADKVSKSEAQRIAEKFMAQSNMRKGKARFAATPKTLKLSKTTNQDYAPFYVYNVENNGGFVIVSGEDALGSILGYSDSGSFEMENAPSNIVTMLQMFARAAENAGRQANQGPKEDAVPYKGNGCRSSSFGQHPMGTG
- a CDS encoding DUF6359 domain-containing protein, translating into MKKLNLIVCFLLVCLCLGCTKTEIEDFEKKDKPSVSGSEGEYDFDEDDVPSQVLTVEEFIQGDFGDSYVCVEGFIVGDCKANKKNAEWEPPFSYNTAILLADEVGETNIDKVISIQLMNKDMKEIFALCDHPENYGKRARFYGKKQKYLGIPGMKKDIWGYELMD
- a CDS encoding thiamine-monophosphate kinase, with amino-acid sequence MEIKELGEFGLIDRLTKDIIPANHSTVKGIGDDASVLHYDGKEVLVSSHLFMEGIQFDLTYIDMEHLAYKCAMVSMSNIFAMNGQPKQLIVSIALGKRIKVSDLDLFYTGLKTACAKWGVDIVGGDTTSSYTGLAINITCIGEAQKEDVVYRNGAKPTDIICVSGDLGAAYMGLQILEREKIVYYQQVEEFNKKLKAAQESNNKAQLEALNVERDTIANFTPDFIGKEYLIDRQLKPEAPGKILEKLREAGIKPTAMIDISDGLASDLKHICKQSNVGCRIYEDKIPIDYQTASTCEEFNMNLTTAALNGGEDYELLFTIPIGDHAKIENVENIRQIGYITEEKLGEYIITRDGNEFKLKAQGWMEEE
- a CDS encoding purine-nucleoside phosphorylase, with the translated sequence MTTSPKTAIILGTGLGQLASEITDSYELSYKDIPNFPVSTVEGHAGCLIFGKLGGKDIVAMKGRFHYYEGYSMKEVTFPIRVMHELGIETLFVSNASGGMNPEFKIGDLMIINDHINFFPEHPLHGPNFPTGPRFPDMHEPYDHKLIEIADGIAEEKGIRVMHGVYVGVQGPTFETPAEYRMYRLLGGDAVGMSTVPEVIVARHSGIKVFGVSVITDLGGFDVPVEVSHEEVQEAANRAQPLMTEIMREMIKRA
- a CDS encoding C10 family peptidase, with the protein product MPFHTKGTVVVAPLLGNIQWGQDKPFNAKMPEYTADGVTRNYYVGCVATAMAQIMRFHKYPQQGIGSETYQTKYGTPATTHTLTANYGETTYNWGNMPEYLEEDNADAAQNEQVATLSYQAAVGVHMSFAPGGSGSYSQGVTGALVNHFGYDKGISYKKREYFSTKEWMDMIKKELDAHRPVFYSASNEDGLGGHAYVCDGYDDQDYVHINWGWYGKSNGYFYVNALNPYDLGIGANGGGYNLQQEIIIGIQPPVADSKKQWAIYGATRLAVQEINGEILAMSIVESHDCDKFEGKIAAVMVDENGNVAHVLKDMDITIKGVNLDSKPLSSGTTVTFRQVSMSVPSLSNGEYKIMYAVQANGSSDWTIVRMPNGKPNYGEATVESGMIISVKQHVTEPNDIQLLEKITPDGTLYAKGSGNFRVNVRNNTKDFYLTRIWLKFTSVTDPSKVYYLHEDSVKTNNVYDGSDKVLNLLINLPEEMEAGDYNVVAFEKGFEQYPFKEDLVGPTVLKVLDKATTPIIRQIGNFAWLSGGANEKEILQGDKIVMTQPLRNYGIAGKAALLLKAVSIDDPNKEVNFFQVKEINFFQIKEQVFEQQQLINPQYITRVDLNPGKYNIVPYYIVDGTEYPMEGDAEKCVIEVKENAELPLSCMGLLTPTTEMVQGKRYTGFKVSLKAKTATKGTVYVRLRPATYKEGELATMKTINLAANGTMDITFNYTPKTSLLSGKYLLYVEYRPNGVAIGKEITVMGENTREIYLGITQGIEDVNNNEEVAADFSVNGKQISFTNVQNVRKVEIYSLTGSQVYTTSAVPSTLSLPVADGVYAVRIVTNGRTITRKIVLR
- a CDS encoding heavy metal translocating P-type ATPase; the protein is MKGQVAIIITTIALLIAAHFIEKNYTITRLELLFVYLVPYFLVGWRTLKEAVEGILSGNFFNEHFLMSVATIGALVIGFLPGAETQYPEAVFVMLFFTIGEMFEGYAEGKSRESISHLMDIRPDTANVERNGELKTVSPEEVSVGETIVVRPGEKVALDGIIIEGTSSLNTTALTGESVPRDLTVNDEVISGCINLTGVIKVRTTKSFGESTVSKIIKLVESADENKSKSETFIAKFARIYTPIVVFSAIALAFLPPLFQTGEYVSNLSTWVYRALLFLIVSCPCALVISVPLTFFGGIGGASRKGILVKGSNFMETLAKVKTVVLDKTGTLTHGQFEVTAIHPEMEDEKELLHLAAHVEHFTTHPIGAALRNAFPNEATDDCQTTDVEEIAGEGIKANVNGKIVCVGNTKMMDRIGAKWHTCSHDVGTIIHVAINSEYAGHIVINDKVKSESAEAIANLKKLGVANTVMLTGDRKEVAEEVGKRIGVDQIKSELLPTDKVSNVEDLLQQCSENETLAFVGDGINDAPVLARADVGIAMGGLGSDAAIEAADVVLMDDNPNKIATAISIARRTLNIARQNVVFAIGVKIAVLLLATFGLGNMAMAVFADVGVTVIAVFNAMRALKS